From the Methanonatronarchaeum thermophilum genome, the window ATTAATAGTCGCCCTAACCATTGGAGACCTACTGTACATAACCTTCAACTACCTAACCTAAAACAAGATTATTCAGTTGATCAAAAATGATTGAAGAAGCAGTAAATACCCTAAAGAAAGACGAATTGATAGCCTATCCAACGGAAACCGTTTATGGTGTAGGAGCAAACGCTCTAAAAAAACCAACAATCGAAAAAGTATTCAAAATAAAAAAACGCAGTAAAAACAAACCAATATCCCTAGCAATCTCATCATGGGAGATGTTCCATGAAATAGCTGAAATAGACAAAAAACAACTAAAAACCCTAAAAGAATTAATGCCCGGACCAGTAACAGCAATAGTAAAAAAAACCGATAAAGTACCAAACACATTAACCGCAGGCAGCGACAAAGTTGGAGTACGATTTCCAGATAACAAAACGGCGATAAAGATAATAAAACAGTTTGGATCACCAATAACCTCAACCAGCGCAAACATAACCGGAGAAAAACCACCAAAAAACCATAAACAAATCAAAATACCAGTAGACTACATAGTAGAAGCCGGAACCACAGAAATAGGAACATCATCAACAATAATAGAAATAAACAAAAACATCAAAATACTAAGAGAAGGACCAATTACTAAAAAACAAATCCAAAAAATCCAAAAAAAATAAAACACAACACCTAAAAAACAACAAAAACAACAAAAACTATTTGAATAAAAAAAAGGTTAAATAGTCTTAAAGCGGAGAAACCTCGATGAAAAAGGTATTAATAATAGAAGACAATCCCGATGAACTAGAATTATTCGAAGAGATACTGAAAGACCAGTACCAAGTAACCACCGCAGGAGACGGTGAAGAAGGCCTACAGAAAATATCCCCCGAAACAGACCTAGTCTTATTAGACCGAATGATGCCAGGTATAGACGGAGGAGAAGTACTAAAGAAAATAAGAAAAAACAAAAACCCAGAAATCTCACAAACACCCGTCATACTGCTAACAGCACTCGACCCTGACCTAGACATAATAGAGATGGAGTTCAACGACTACATAAACAAACCAATATCCCCCAAAAACCTACGTAAAAAAATAAAAGAAACAATATCGATTTCAGAATACGATACCCAAATAGACCAATACTACTCAACAATAAACAAAATAGAAAAACTCAGAGAAAACCTAGACGAAGACATACTAAGAAAAAACAAAGAATACCAAGAACTAAAAAGAAAAAAACAAAAACAACAAAAAAAAGTAGACAAATCACTACAAAAACTAATGAAAGACCTACCACCAGAAAAAACAGAAGAATTCCACGAAATCCTAGAAAAACTACTCTAAAACACCCAACCCCCATAAACCCCAACTATTTTTCCAAAAGTTAATTTTAAAAACAACAGAATATAAAGGGTATGAGAATACTGACACTAGGCCCCCCAGGAACCTACAGCGAAAAAGCAACCAAAAAATGGACAAACAAAAACATAAAAAACCCAGAGATAAAACTAAAATCCTCACCCGAAGAAGTAATCAACCAGATCAACCCAAAAACCATAGGAATACTACCCATAGAAAACTCAATACAAGGAACAGTACTCCAAACAATAGACCTACTAAACCAAAAAAACGTCAAAATAATGGGAGAAACAATAATAGAGATAAACCACTGCCTAATAGGACACAACACCGAAAACACCGAAATAATCGTAAGCCACCCACAAGCACTCGCACAATGCAGAAACTACATAACAAACAAATTCTCCAACGCAGAAACAAGAACCACAGGAAGCACAGCACACGCAGCCAAACTAACAACTGAATTCACAAACATGGCAGCAATAGCCCCAGCAGAAACAGCAAAAAAATACAACCTAAACATACTAGAAAAAAACATCCAAGACGTCAAACAAAACAAAACCAGATTCATCATCCTAGCAACAAAAGATGCCGAACCAACAGGAAACGACAAAACAACCCTAATATTCTCAGTCAAACAAAAACCCGGAACACTATACAAATCACTAAAACCCTTCGCAAAAAGACAAATAAACCTAACAAAACTAGAATCAAGACCATCA encodes:
- a CDS encoding L-threonylcarbamoyladenylate synthase codes for the protein MIEEAVNTLKKDELIAYPTETVYGVGANALKKPTIEKVFKIKKRSKNKPISLAISSWEMFHEIAEIDKKQLKTLKELMPGPVTAIVKKTDKVPNTLTAGSDKVGVRFPDNKTAIKIIKQFGSPITSTSANITGEKPPKNHKQIKIPVDYIVEAGTTEIGTSSTIIEINKNIKILREGPITKKQIQKIQKK
- a CDS encoding response regulator, producing MKKVLIIEDNPDELELFEEILKDQYQVTTAGDGEEGLQKISPETDLVLLDRMMPGIDGGEVLKKIRKNKNPEISQTPVILLTALDPDLDIIEMEFNDYINKPISPKNLRKKIKETISISEYDTQIDQYYSTINKIEKLRENLDEDILRKNKEYQELKRKKQKQQKKVDKSLQKLMKDLPPEKTEEFHEILEKLL
- the pheA gene encoding prephenate dehydratase translates to MRILTLGPPGTYSEKATKKWTNKNIKNPEIKLKSSPEEVINQINPKTIGILPIENSIQGTVLQTIDLLNQKNVKIMGETIIEINHCLIGHNTENTEIIVSHPQALAQCRNYITNKFSNAETRTTGSTAHAAKLTTEFTNMAAIAPAETAKKYNLNILEKNIQDVKQNKTRFIILATKDAEPTGNDKTTLIFSVKQKPGTLYKSLKPFAKRQINLTKLESRPSRKKLGDYYFIIDIEGHRKKPKIKKAIKELKKQTEQTKILGSYPKAKNQ